A DNA window from Mus caroli chromosome 8, CAROLI_EIJ_v1.1, whole genome shotgun sequence contains the following coding sequences:
- the Zcchc14 gene encoding zinc finger CCHC domain-containing protein 14 isoform X3, whose product MAPRTETPVSSSSNSLENALHTSAHSTEESLPKRPLGKHGKVSVEKIDLKGLSHTKNDRSVECSFEVLWSDSSITSVTKSSSEVTEFISKLSQLCPEENLDKLIPCLAGPDSFYVDRNHVDLEAGLRFLASAPSHTLKHDHVRKFFSSSSPSQQLQSPSPGNSSLPKVGAMMGVSGRPVCGVAGIPSSQSSTQHHLQHSASTSASLPHCSHTGGTGSALAYRTQVDNSPTILMPSSLQTPQPQEQNGILDWLRKLRLHKYYPVFKQLTMEKFLSLTEEDLNKFESLTMGAKKKLKTQLELEKEKSERRCLNSSAPSLVTSSGVARVTPTSHVGPVQPGRSSSHASELRVEVEPPAHQLPREGSSSEYSSSSSSPMGVQVREESSDSAEESDRRVDIHVEGTEKEKPVMLLAHFPSSSARPTAQVLPVQNETGSSPAAHHPLPPQLMPAASHLAPVRMLNSVHKSDRGGADVKLLSSSVHSLLSLEERNKGPGPRSGTKVDKSFGGAVLDPLPSAAPHQPGQGLSGLVENNSVSPTVSFGPRAKVVHAATLDRVLKTAQQPALTVESSSATTGTPSTVLHVARPPIKLLLASSVPADAAITGQTSCPNNGQISVPPAIMNPRTALYTANTKVAFSAVSSVPVGPLQGSFCANSNTASPSSHPSTSFASMATLPSCPAPSSSPALSSVPESSFYSGGAGSSSPGNIPASSQSHHHHHHHQQPPAPPQPAPPPPGCIVCTSCGCSGSCGSNGLTVSYANYFQHPFSGPSVLTFPFLPFSPMCGNGYVSTQQYGGGSAFPVVHTPYNGSVTPDPVLGGQSTFAVPPMQNFMAGTAGVYQAQGLVGSTNGSSHKKSGNLSCYNCGATGHRAQDCKQPSMDFNRQGTFRLKYAPPAESLDSTD is encoded by the exons ATGGCTCCCAGGACTGAGACccctgtcagcagcagcagcaacagcctgGAGAATGCATTGCATACGTCAGCACATTCCACGGAGGAGTCCCTGCCCAAGAGGCCTTTGGGAAAACATGGCAAAG tgaGTGTTGAAAAGATAGACCTGAAGGGGTTGTCACACACGAAAAATGACAGAAGTGTCGAGTGTTCCTTTGAG gtcTTATGGTCTGATTCTTCAATAACATCAGTAACTAAGTCTTCCTCAGAAGTGACTGAATTTATTTCAAAG TTATCCCAGCTCTGCCCTGAAGAGAACTTGGACAAACTCATTCCTTGCTTGGCTGGCCCAGATTCCTTCTATGTGGATCGTAACCATGTTGATTTGGAAGCAGGCCTAAG GTTCTTGGCTTCAGCCCCTTCTCACACGCTGAAGCACGACCACGTTAGGAAGTTCTTCAGTTCTTCATCTCCCTCCCAACAGCTCCAGAGTCCGA GTCCTGGCAACTCCTCCCTTCCTAAAGTGGGTGCCATGATGGGTGTGTCTGGAAG GCCCGTGTGTGGCGTGGCCGGCATCCCATCCTCACAGAGCAGCACCCAGCACCATCTGCAGCACTCGGCCAGCACATCTGCCTCCCTGCCCCACTGCTCCCACACAGGGGGCACAGGCTCAGCGCTGGCATACCGGACCCAAGTGGACAACTCGCCTACCATCCTTATGCCCTCCAGTCTGCAGACCCCTCAGCCCCAGGAGCAGAATGGGATTTTAGACTGGCTTAGGAAGCTGCGCTTGCACAAGTATTACCCTGTCTTTAAACAGCTCACCATGGAGAAG TTCCTGAGCCTCACGGAAGAAGACCTGAATAAATTTGAGTCCCTCACCATGGGAGCAAAGAAGAAACTCAAGACTCAGCTGGAGCTCGAGAA GGAGAAGTCAGAGAGACGGTGCCTCAACTCCTCGGCCCCATCCTTGGTCACCAGCAGCGGAGTGGCTCGAGTCACCCCCACCAGCCACGTGGGGCCTGTGCAGCCTGGGCGTAGTAGCAGCCACGCTTCAG AGCTGCGGGTGGAGGTGGAGCCGCCGGCTCACCAGCTGCCCCGAGAGGGCAGCTCCTCTGAGtactccagctcctcctccagccccatgggtGTGCAGGTTCGCGAGGAGAGCTCAGACAGCGCCGAGGAGAGCGACAGAC GTGTGGACATCCATGTCGAGGGGACTGAGAAGGAGAAGCCCGTGATGCTGCTGGCTCACTTTCCGTCCAGCTCTGCTAGACCCACGGCCCAGGTTCTGCCTGTGCAGAACGAGACTGGCTCCAGCCCCGCCGCTCATCACCCTCTACCCCCGCAGCTCATGCCTGCAGCCTCCCACCTGGCGCCTGTCCGCATGCTGAACTCCGTGCACAAGTCAGACAGGGGTGGAGCGGACGTGAAGCTCCTCTCGTCGTCTGTCCACTCCCTTCTGTCTCTGGAGGAAAGGAACAAGGGGCCTGGTCCTAGAAGTGGCACGAAGGTGGACAAGAGCTTTGGTGGCGCTGTGCTGGACCCGCTGCCCTCGGCAGCACCCCATCAGCCAGGGCAGGGCCTCTCGGGCCTCGTAGAGAACAACTCGGTGTCACCTACCGTCTCCTTTGGTCCCCGGGCCAAAGTTGTGCATGCAGCCACACTGGACAGGGtgctgaagacagcacagcaGCCAGCCTTGACTGTAGAGAGCAGCTCAGCTACCACAGGGACACCGAGCACCGTCCTGCATGTGGCCCGGCCACCCATCAAGCTGCTGCTGGCTTCCTCTGTGCCCGCGGATGCTGCCATCACTGGGCAGACTTCTTGTCCCAACAACGGGCAGATCAGCGTGCCCCCTGCAATAATGAACCCCCGGACTGCTCTGTACACAGCCAACACCAAAGTTGCCTTCTCTGCGGTGAGCAGTGTGCCTGTGGGCCCACTGCAGGGCAGCTTCTGCGCCAATAGCAACACTGCCTCCCCCAGCAGCCACCCCTCCACTTCTTTTGCGAGCATGGCCACTCTACCCAGTTGCCCAGCCCCCAGCTCCAGCCCCGCCCTCTCTTCTGTCCCCGAAAGCAGCTTCTACAGTGGCGGTGCTGGCAGCAGCTCCCCGGGAAACATTCCTGCCTCAAGCCAgagccaccaccatcaccaccaccatcagcagcCCCCCGCACCTCCCCAGCCTGCACCGCCCCCACCTGGCTGCATTGTCTGCACGTCCTGTGGGTGTAGCGGCAGCTGTGGCTCCAACGGCCTGACGGTCAGCTACGCCAACTACTTCCAGCACCCGTTCTCGGGGCCGTCCGTGCTCACCTTCCCTTTCCTGCCCTTCAGTCCCATGTGTGGCAATGGCTATGTCAGTACCCAGCAGTATGGTGgtggctctgccttccctgtggtACATACACCCTACAATGGCAGTGTGACTCCAGACCCCGTCCTAGGTGGGCAGTCCACGTTTGCAGTGCCACCCATGCAGAACTTCATGGCTGGGACGGCGGGGGTGTACCAAGCCCAAGGCCTGGTGGGCAGCACCAATGGCTCCAGTCACAAAAAGAGTGGGAATCTGTCCTGTTACAACTGTGGGGCCACTGGCCACCGAGCCCAGGACTGCAAGCAGCCGTCCATGGACTTCAACCGGCAAG GAACTTTTAGGTTGAAATACGCCCCTCCAGCAGAAAGTCTGGACTCCACGGactga